The Chloracidobacterium sp. genome includes a window with the following:
- a CDS encoding prepilin-type N-terminal cleavage/methylation domain-containing protein, with product MRMSVVLPAARRLRLRRAQQSGVTLIELILALVILFVGMFSALAFMSIALTSSLNANKLLLARNLAEETLNQIIMIREMNAFGGLPDPENRNINTFRRLSNRAEINGIFPAVFRPVYQNIGWDMIRATDDDSGPPDPRYEGFEIRVLVRTSDATRPNQGNPTGPPLPICFDREYDNNYDLADESNCPLENPGDIVKRVIVQVRYPYTRATGSGRRTVQLMTLLTQPPSQIRGI from the coding sequence ATGCGGATGTCTGTTGTTTTACCTGCCGCCCGACGCCTGCGGCTTCGTCGGGCGCAGCAATCGGGCGTAACGCTGATTGAGCTTATTTTGGCGCTGGTGATCCTGTTTGTTGGGATGTTCAGTGCCTTGGCGTTTATGTCTATTGCGCTGACTAGCTCGCTCAACGCCAACAAACTGCTGCTGGCGCGCAACCTTGCGGAAGAAACCCTCAATCAGATTATTATGATCCGTGAGATGAACGCCTTCGGCGGCCTTCCCGATCCGGAAAACCGCAACATCAACACCTTCCGCCGCCTGAGTAACCGCGCTGAGATCAACGGCATTTTTCCCGCTGTTTTCCGGCCGGTCTACCAGAATATCGGCTGGGACATGATCCGGGCAACCGATGATGACAGTGGGCCGCCTGACCCGCGGTACGAGGGCTTTGAAATTCGCGTTTTGGTGCGCACGTCGGATGCAACGCGGCCAAACCAAGGTAATCCGACGGGGCCGCCGCTTCCTATCTGTTTCGACCGTGAGTATGACAACAACTATGACTTAGCGGATGAATCCAACTGCCCGCTAGAAAATCCCGGGGATATAGTTAAGCGAGTTATAGTACAGGTTCGTTATCCCTACACCCGTGCGACGGGCAGCGGTCGGCGCACCGTTCAGCTTATGACGCTTTTGACACAACCGCCTTCGCAGATTCGCGGCATTTAG
- a CDS encoding SpoIIE family protein phosphatase encodes MPTSSTDTDPPPTDASPDALSFETKFRLLLEITRTISRSLDLDETLSLIIDSVKSFVPYDAAAIYVLETNGRDRRIRATVYRGYDEASMERLLRLGEGFVGWVVQSGGAIVIPDVRNDQRYISSDPLTMSEIVVPIIANNRIIGALNLESRTLDAYKAADLEVLTLFASAAAISIEKAILHQERLEKRRLESELAIARQVQRSLLPDKAPTVEGFDIAGLTVPNEAVGGDYYDFIPFPNHQLGIAIADVSGKGIPAALIMATFRACLRAQVRNDFSIRVILRKVNYLLWESLDSSQYVTAIYGVLDPVSRRFSYGDAGHNPALLMHADGTYEELSCGNTVLGLFEDRKYTECYCNLRPGDVVVLYTDGVTEAGQDGEEFGLARLVETIRRHRRASAQELVQTIYQEARTFAGPASLNDDLTVVVIKVLETPPKAM; translated from the coding sequence ATGCCTACGTCTTCCACCGATACCGACCCACCGCCGACGGACGCCTCACCAGACGCCCTTTCGTTCGAGACAAAATTTCGGCTCCTCTTGGAAATCACCCGCACCATTAGTCGCTCGCTCGACTTGGATGAAACGCTGTCGCTCATCATTGATTCGGTGAAGTCGTTTGTTCCCTACGACGCCGCCGCCATCTACGTCCTTGAAACGAACGGCCGCGACCGGCGCATCCGGGCGACGGTGTACCGTGGGTACGATGAAGCGTCTATGGAGCGGCTGCTGCGTTTGGGCGAGGGTTTTGTCGGGTGGGTGGTGCAGTCGGGCGGGGCCATCGTCATTCCAGATGTACGCAACGACCAACGCTACATCAGTTCCGACCCGCTTACGATGTCGGAAATCGTGGTGCCGATCATCGCCAACAACCGCATCATTGGAGCGCTCAATCTCGAAAGTCGGACGCTGGACGCCTACAAAGCCGCCGACTTGGAGGTGCTTACGCTCTTCGCTTCGGCGGCGGCGATTTCCATTGAAAAAGCCATCCTGCACCAAGAACGACTTGAAAAACGCCGCCTGGAAAGCGAACTGGCTATTGCACGCCAAGTGCAACGCAGCCTCCTTCCCGACAAAGCTCCGACGGTAGAAGGATTTGACATTGCCGGTCTGACCGTGCCCAACGAAGCCGTCGGCGGCGACTACTACGACTTCATCCCCTTCCCAAACCATCAGCTCGGTATCGCCATCGCCGACGTATCCGGTAAAGGGATTCCGGCGGCGCTGATTATGGCGACGTTTCGCGCTTGTCTGCGCGCCCAAGTGCGAAACGACTTTTCCATCCGGGTCATCCTCCGCAAGGTCAACTATCTGCTCTGGGAAAGTTTGGACAGCTCACAGTACGTCACCGCCATTTACGGCGTCCTTGACCCTGTAAGCCGCCGCTTCAGTTACGGTGACGCCGGCCACAATCCGGCGCTCCTGATGCATGCGGACGGTACGTATGAGGAGCTTTCCTGCGGCAACACCGTGCTCGGCCTCTTTGAGGATCGCAAGTACACGGAGTGCTACTGCAACTTACGGCCGGGCGACGTGGTTGTTCTCTATACCGACGGCGTTACTGAGGCGGGGCAGGACGGCGAAGAGTTTGGCCTCGCGCGCCTTGTGGAGACAATCCGCCGCCATCGGCGCGCTTCTGCGCAGGAACTGGTTCAGACGATTTATCAGGAGGCGCGGACGTTCGCCGGCCCGGCGTCGCTGAACGACGACCTGACGGTGGTCGTCATCAAGGTTCTTGAAACGCCGCCGAAGGCGATGTAG
- the lipA gene encoding lipoyl synthase codes for MADRTFTRRDIRPERKPDWLKIRLNAREKFQEVAHLVDDLSLNTVCQEARCPNIWECFSNRTATFMLMGDICTRHCGFCAVSKGTPRPLDPQEPRHVAEAVRKLGLQHAVITSVNRDELPDGGARHFAATIREVRRLNPGCRIEVLIPDFCGNWEALAVVMDARPDILNHNTETVKALYKRVRPDAVYARSMELLRRAAAYRSADYPLLTKSGVMLGLGETRDELLETMRDLRANDCDILTLGQYLRPSLRHLPVEKFYHPDEFAELKQIGLAMGFKHVEAGPLVRSSYHAHEQATEADGAPVSVAPSRAAVPPSPPPLVSLTRRRSAS; via the coding sequence ATGGCCGACCGTACTTTCACTCGCCGTGACATCCGCCCGGAACGCAAACCCGACTGGCTCAAAATCCGGCTCAATGCCCGTGAGAAGTTCCAGGAAGTCGCCCACCTAGTGGACGATCTCTCGCTCAACACCGTCTGTCAGGAAGCGCGGTGTCCCAACATCTGGGAGTGCTTCTCGAACCGGACGGCAACCTTCATGTTGATGGGTGACATCTGTACGCGCCACTGCGGCTTCTGCGCCGTCTCGAAGGGGACGCCGCGCCCGCTTGATCCGCAGGAGCCGCGCCATGTCGCCGAAGCCGTCCGCAAGTTGGGGTTGCAGCACGCGGTCATTACGTCCGTCAACCGCGATGAACTGCCTGACGGCGGCGCGCGCCACTTTGCGGCGACGATTCGGGAGGTGCGGCGCTTGAATCCCGGCTGCCGCATCGAGGTGCTCATCCCGGATTTTTGCGGCAACTGGGAGGCGTTGGCGGTTGTGATGGACGCGCGTCCCGATATTCTCAATCACAACACGGAGACAGTTAAGGCGCTCTACAAGCGTGTCCGGCCCGATGCGGTGTACGCCCGCTCGATGGAACTGCTGCGGCGGGCGGCGGCATATCGCTCCGCCGATTACCCCCTGCTGACGAAATCGGGGGTGATGCTGGGCTTGGGCGAAACGCGCGACGAACTGCTGGAAACCATGCGCGATCTGCGCGCCAACGACTGTGACATTCTCACCCTCGGACAATACTTGCGGCCAAGTTTGCGGCATTTACCGGTCGAAAAGTTCTACCACCCCGACGAATTCGCCGAACTCAAGCAGATCGGTCTGGCGATGGGCTTCAAACACGTCGAGGCTGGCCCATTAGTGCGGAGTTCATACCACGCTCATGAACAGGCGACCGAAGCGGACGGCGCTCCGGTATCCGTCGCTCCGTCAAGGGCGGCCGTTCCACCATCCCCACCGCCGCTTGTTTCCCTGACTCGTCGCCGGTCGGCATCGTAG
- a CDS encoding bifunctional folylpolyglutamate synthase/dihydrofolate synthase: MNFTASVDYLYGLGNEVTAMKLGLAAVTSLLDALGRPERRFPSLHVAGTNGKGSTCAFLASILQQAGLRVGLYTSPHLISPVERIKINGENITEEAFAQVTTQVYDAVEAALKDGRLAARPTFFEHLTAAAFTYFAAQKVDVVVAEVGLGGRLDATNVLMPAASIITNIGEDHREWLGPTMAHIAREKAGIMKPGVPVYIADTQPEAARWVLSQVALEKGLAPRWIAPFSIAQCDETGLPWVRFDERLPSLGGQVGKLALRGAHQAQNAALAALTAADYLLALGYSDGDIGRAVLAGLERAVWPGRLQWVDGSPPMLLDGAHNPQGAAALAYFLHTDCRRRPITAVFATMRDKPAVELLSQMSAVVDRIILTEVSRQPRTTPRDSLEVMALGYWLPSAVMQAADAATALAMARQLTPPDGLIVVYGSIYLIGEVLSLH, encoded by the coding sequence GTGAACTTTACAGCGTCGGTTGATTATCTTTACGGGCTGGGCAATGAAGTTACGGCGATGAAGCTCGGCCTTGCCGCCGTGACTTCGTTGCTTGACGCGCTCGGTCGCCCGGAGCGCCGGTTTCCCTCACTCCACGTCGCCGGCACAAACGGCAAGGGTTCAACCTGCGCCTTCCTGGCCAGTATTCTGCAACAGGCTGGCTTGCGCGTCGGGTTATACACCTCGCCGCATCTGATTAGTCCAGTGGAGCGGATCAAGATCAACGGCGAGAACATCACCGAGGAAGCTTTTGCACAGGTCACAACCCAGGTCTACGACGCCGTTGAAGCAGCCCTGAAAGACGGACGGCTTGCCGCTCGTCCAACGTTTTTCGAGCACCTCACGGCCGCCGCTTTCACCTACTTTGCCGCGCAAAAGGTGGATGTTGTCGTCGCCGAAGTCGGCCTCGGCGGCCGCTTGGACGCCACAAACGTACTCATGCCGGCGGCTTCCATCATTACCAACATCGGCGAGGATCACCGTGAATGGCTTGGGCCGACGATGGCGCACATCGCACGCGAGAAAGCCGGGATTATGAAGCCCGGCGTACCGGTGTACATCGCCGATACGCAACCGGAGGCGGCGCGGTGGGTGCTCAGCCAGGTCGCGCTGGAAAAGGGGCTTGCGCCAAGGTGGATTGCGCCGTTTTCTATTGCGCAGTGCGACGAAACCGGCCTGCCTTGGGTGCGTTTCGACGAACGATTGCCAAGCCTTGGCGGGCAAGTCGGCAAGCTTGCGTTGCGCGGCGCACATCAGGCGCAGAATGCGGCGCTGGCCGCACTGACGGCCGCCGACTATCTTCTTGCGCTTGGGTATAGCGACGGCGACATCGGGAGGGCTGTTCTTGCCGGTCTCGAACGCGCCGTCTGGCCTGGCCGGTTGCAGTGGGTGGACGGCTCGCCGCCGATGTTGCTGGACGGGGCGCATAACCCGCAGGGCGCGGCGGCATTGGCGTATTTTCTCCACACTGACTGCCGGCGTCGTCCCATCACGGCGGTGTTTGCCACGATGCGCGACAAGCCAGCTGTTGAGTTGTTGTCCCAGATGTCAGCGGTGGTTGACCGGATTATTTTGACCGAAGTTAGCCGACAGCCCCGTACGACGCCGCGTGATAGCTTGGAGGTGATGGCGCTCGGCTACTGGCTGCCGTCCGCCGTCATGCAAGCGGCGGATGCAGCGACGGCGCTAGCCATGGCCCGTCAGCTGACGCCCCCGGACGGCTTAATTGTTGTCTATGGTTCGATTTATCTTATTGGCGAAGTCCTGAGCCTACACTGA
- the accD gene encoding acetyl-CoA carboxylase, carboxyltransferase subunit beta codes for MAWFRRKRNITDETPPADRKVRTEGLFVKCPACGTTHFKKDLEANLNVCTNCGHHLKWPTLHRLAHLFDEGRYETFDDNIVSTDVLGFFDTKSYADRIAQARQSTGFNDAIVCAEGKLGGRPIIGCVMVMEFIGGSMGSVVGEKVTRAIERAIAKQRPLIIVSASGGARMMEGTYSLMQLAKICGALARLDAARVPYISVLTDPTTGGVTASFAMLGDINIAEPGALIGFAGPRVIEQTIRQKLPPGFQRAEFLLEHGMLDAVVDRRHMRRFLIDALDFMAR; via the coding sequence ATGGCCTGGTTTAGACGCAAACGCAACATCACGGACGAAACGCCGCCTGCCGACCGCAAAGTGCGTACGGAGGGGTTGTTCGTCAAATGTCCCGCCTGCGGGACGACGCACTTCAAGAAGGACCTTGAAGCTAACCTCAACGTCTGTACCAACTGCGGCCATCACCTGAAATGGCCGACCCTGCACCGGCTGGCGCACCTGTTCGACGAAGGGCGCTACGAGACCTTCGACGACAACATTGTGTCCACCGATGTTCTAGGGTTTTTTGACACTAAGTCGTACGCCGACCGCATTGCGCAGGCCCGGCAGAGCACTGGCTTCAACGACGCCATTGTGTGCGCCGAAGGCAAGCTAGGTGGGCGTCCGATTATCGGCTGCGTTATGGTGATGGAATTCATCGGTGGCAGTATGGGATCGGTTGTCGGTGAAAAGGTCACACGCGCCATTGAGCGGGCGATCGCCAAGCAACGCCCGCTGATCATTGTCTCCGCTTCGGGCGGCGCGCGCATGATGGAAGGGACGTACAGCCTTATGCAGTTGGCGAAAATCTGCGGCGCGCTCGCCCGACTGGACGCGGCGCGAGTGCCGTACATTTCCGTTCTCACTGACCCCACCACCGGCGGCGTTACGGCTAGCTTCGCCATGCTGGGCGACATCAATATTGCTGAGCCCGGAGCATTGATTGGTTTCGCCGGCCCGCGCGTTATCGAACAGACCATCCGCCAGAAACTGCCCCCCGGCTTTCAGCGCGCTGAGTTTCTTCTAGAGCATGGGATGCTGGACGCTGTGGTGGATCGCCGCCACATGCGGCGTTTTCTGATAGACGCGCTGGATTTTATGGCGCGTTGA
- a CDS encoding tetratricopeptide repeat protein, producing the protein MKRLQKNLLAVWVTGLFVLQLAVGAAQAQEFADFGLVRSEIRVTLRPADYSADVTALLELTNIAKQAEARTLTLRLTKAAKVTAFTVNDRSMPTDEKKQPGTDTAIAAYVAELSPPLPPGGKVTAQLVYSLTYRESTNYAALTPGDSLLLPEAGWTPFIHLPQSSYGPDTAPYVLTVTRPADGEVWSSGVRQEVGEHVVFTSTLAGSPWLVVQPFATLVSRRFSPAAGAPTVIAVYGAQGLPEKSARNAERLAEEVERMLLFYQALWGEVPIREFRVLTTPRRIVADRRSPELRGRDFDTDRAIRHAAPGAALMETATLLRPALDAETIEWLTAAVAQTWLGGKVRLRGRGWTVLADALPAYLTSQYIQQHYGAAAERDFWLRRSFAYSRLANVRVSQQGFERGIDAIPLLQHPTFPDYYVSVPNRGALVFRLLERLVGRDTLLGAVKATVGDASGTATYDTFRARLVGTPPDERRASFFRQWFEELSEPDFVVGIPVKREDGPGWRCALRNLGTGDAVLPVVALTDKGEKLTAIVEVPSKGYGTAVFETTATIVEVELDPEKLYPQVRFGYDRNSKQFDNDARPERRHAFSLLLDAEATLTRRLKADETEAQRQAEAERLLREAVTREPGLALAHAYLARTLVAQGKLDAAQEAVAAVRRANPPSRYPLALALLTEGDLAAARKEHDRARAAYKTAFEMEAGPTLDEQARRGLLASENAAGRSFPPDDEIRAFLSTMDKAIRASTSKALESCFIRPDTSKFVLGIVVSKPDSWTTQAFRMERLDAQRVLLDVNVAVVSATKEAQAGTGLLTLRRVGAGWMVERLDQFVLSKR; encoded by the coding sequence ATGAAACGACTTCAAAAAAACCTGCTTGCAGTTTGGGTGACAGGCTTGTTCGTCTTGCAACTCGCCGTCGGCGCGGCGCAAGCGCAGGAGTTCGCCGACTTCGGCCTCGTCCGTTCGGAGATTCGCGTGACGCTTCGGCCGGCGGACTACAGTGCGGATGTCACGGCTCTTCTTGAGCTGACTAACATCGCCAAGCAGGCCGAAGCTCGGACGCTCACCCTACGCCTGACCAAAGCGGCGAAGGTTACGGCTTTTACCGTCAACGACCGATCCATGCCGACAGATGAAAAGAAGCAACCGGGCACCGATACGGCCATTGCCGCTTACGTCGCCGAGCTTTCCCCGCCGCTGCCGCCGGGCGGCAAGGTGACGGCGCAACTGGTGTACAGCCTGACCTACCGTGAGAGCACCAACTACGCGGCGCTAACGCCCGGCGACAGCCTGCTGTTGCCGGAAGCGGGCTGGACGCCCTTCATCCACCTACCGCAAAGCAGCTACGGCCCTGATACTGCTCCCTACGTGCTAACAGTGACGAGGCCAGCGGACGGCGAAGTGTGGTCGAGCGGTGTCCGGCAGGAAGTCGGTGAACATGTAGTCTTCACCTCTACGTTGGCTGGATCTCCGTGGCTGGTCGTGCAACCGTTCGCCACGTTGGTCAGTCGCCGCTTCTCTCCCGCCGCTGGGGCGCCGACGGTCATCGCTGTTTACGGTGCACAGGGCCTACCGGAGAAAAGCGCCCGCAACGCTGAACGGTTGGCGGAAGAGGTCGAACGGATGTTGTTGTTTTACCAAGCTTTGTGGGGCGAAGTTCCCATTCGTGAATTTCGCGTTCTCACCACACCACGGCGCATTGTCGCCGACCGGCGCAGTCCCGAACTGCGTGGGCGGGACTTCGACACCGACCGCGCTATTCGGCATGCCGCGCCCGGCGCGGCGCTGATGGAAACTGCGACGCTGCTGCGGCCAGCGCTTGATGCGGAAACCATTGAGTGGCTAACGGCCGCCGTCGCCCAAACGTGGTTGGGCGGCAAGGTTCGCTTGCGCGGCCGCGGATGGACGGTGCTAGCGGACGCTCTGCCGGCCTACCTGACCAGCCAGTATATTCAGCAACACTACGGTGCGGCGGCGGAACGTGATTTCTGGCTGCGGCGAAGCTTTGCCTACAGCCGACTGGCGAACGTCCGGGTTTCGCAACAGGGGTTTGAGCGTGGGATTGACGCCATTCCCCTCCTGCAGCACCCGACTTTCCCAGACTACTACGTAAGTGTTCCGAACAGAGGGGCGCTGGTTTTCCGCCTGCTGGAACGCCTTGTCGGACGCGACACGCTGCTGGGGGCGGTCAAAGCGACCGTCGGTGACGCGAGCGGAACAGCGACCTATGACACTTTTCGTGCGCGTCTGGTTGGAACGCCGCCCGATGAACGCCGCGCTAGCTTTTTCAGGCAGTGGTTTGAAGAGCTAAGCGAGCCAGACTTTGTCGTCGGCATTCCTGTCAAGCGCGAGGACGGCCCAGGTTGGCGCTGTGCGCTACGTAATCTTGGTACGGGAGATGCCGTGCTACCGGTTGTCGCCTTGACGGACAAGGGCGAGAAGCTCACGGCAATAGTTGAAGTGCCGTCAAAGGGCTACGGAACCGCCGTTTTTGAAACAACAGCGACGATTGTCGAGGTTGAGCTTGACCCGGAAAAGCTCTACCCGCAGGTGCGCTTCGGCTACGACCGCAACTCCAAACAGTTTGACAACGATGCTCGCCCAGAACGGCGGCATGCTTTCAGCTTGCTCCTTGACGCCGAGGCGACGCTGACGCGCCGTCTGAAAGCCGACGAAACTGAAGCTCAACGTCAAGCGGAGGCTGAACGGCTGCTGCGTGAGGCCGTCACCCGTGAACCCGGTCTGGCGCTTGCTCACGCCTACCTAGCCCGGACGTTAGTGGCGCAGGGGAAGCTTGACGCGGCGCAGGAGGCCGTCGCCGCCGTCCGCCGCGCCAACCCGCCGTCGCGTTATCCGTTGGCTCTGGCGCTGCTGACGGAAGGCGACCTCGCGGCGGCGCGCAAGGAACACGACCGGGCGCGCGCCGCCTACAAGACCGCTTTTGAGATGGAAGCCGGCCCGACCCTTGATGAACAGGCGCGACGAGGCCTGCTGGCGAGTGAAAACGCCGCTGGCCGGTCGTTTCCGCCGGACGACGAGATACGCGCCTTCCTCTCAACTATGGATAAGGCCATTCGTGCCAGTACGTCTAAAGCTCTAGAAAGCTGCTTCATTCGTCCCGACACGTCGAAATTCGTCCTTGGCATCGTCGTTTCCAAACCTGACTCATGGACGACGCAGGCCTTCCGCATGGAGCGCCTTGACGCCCAGCGCGTTCTGCTGGACGTCAACGTCGCCGTGGTTTCGGCGACCAAGGAAGCGCAAGCCGGGACGGGACTGCTGACGCTGCGCCGCGTCGGCGCCGGCTGGATGGTGGAGCGTCTAGACCAGTTTGTTCTATCCAAACGGTAG
- a CDS encoding bifunctional riboflavin kinase/FAD synthetase, with translation MNIFHDWRSPQLQTPTVLTMGVFDGLHVGHQTIIRRVVERAAALACTPTVVTFDPHPRAVLYPETAPPLLQTLGQRLEALRILGIRQTLVLPFNRELAALSATEFARTILFTALRPREIHLGENFVFGRARQGNITTLRCLGADYGCAAYEVEAVLLRGKRVSSTLLREAIQAGRVNWARRMLMRPYGVEGEVVVGRRLGRTINFPTANIAVINRVLPADGVYVTATLIKGVWRRSVTNIGFRPTIGDSRQRVVETHILDFDGDLYGMSLRTRFLHRLRPERKFAGLEELRAQIARDVAWAQRYFQRSGVRRSLAVE, from the coding sequence ATGAACATTTTTCACGATTGGCGGTCGCCTCAGCTCCAGACGCCCACCGTCCTGACGATGGGCGTTTTTGACGGCCTGCATGTGGGCCACCAAACCATTATTCGGCGTGTTGTGGAGCGCGCCGCCGCGCTGGCGTGTACGCCGACCGTTGTGACCTTCGACCCGCACCCGCGCGCTGTCCTGTATCCGGAGACCGCGCCACCGCTGTTGCAAACGCTCGGGCAACGGCTGGAGGCGTTGCGCATTCTGGGCATCCGGCAGACATTGGTGCTTCCCTTCAATCGGGAACTGGCGGCGTTGTCGGCGACCGAATTTGCGCGGACGATCTTGTTTACGGCGCTGCGACCGCGCGAAATCCACTTAGGTGAAAACTTCGTGTTCGGTCGCGCCCGGCAGGGCAATATCACTACGCTGCGTTGTCTGGGCGCGGATTACGGCTGTGCGGCATACGAAGTCGAGGCTGTGCTACTGCGCGGCAAGCGCGTCAGCTCAACCCTCTTGCGCGAAGCCATTCAAGCCGGGCGAGTCAATTGGGCGCGGCGGATGCTGATGCGTCCGTATGGTGTAGAGGGTGAAGTTGTGGTTGGTCGCCGTCTGGGACGAACCATCAACTTCCCAACCGCCAACATCGCTGTGATTAACCGCGTTTTGCCGGCCGACGGCGTTTACGTCACTGCGACGCTTATCAAGGGTGTCTGGCGGCGCAGCGTCACCAATATCGGCTTCCGTCCAACCATTGGCGACAGCCGGCAACGTGTGGTTGAGACGCACATTCTGGACTTCGACGGCGATCTTTATGGCATGTCGCTACGGACGCGCTTTCTGCACCGGCTTCGCCCAGAGCGAAAGTTCGCTGGACTAGAAGAACTCCGGGCGCAAATCGCCCGCGATGTCGCTTGGGCACAGCGTTATTTCCAGCGTTCCGGTGTCCGGCGATCGCTGGCGGTTGAATGA
- a CDS encoding L-threonylcarbamoyladenylate synthase — protein sequence MRTERIFCDSTRPNPEAIAKAAALLRSGQLVAFPTETVYGLGAPAFDEVAVARIFAAKGRPPNNPLIVHIAESDWLERVAVEIPPAAYRLMDAFFPGPLTLILPKHPRVPSNVTAGGATVGVRWPSHPVAQALLRAVGAPLAAPSANRFTEVSPTTADHVLKSLGGRIAAVLDGGPCPVGIESAVVDVTTDPPTLWRAGVLSQAVLEAVARRPLQSAPPVTVAPSPGQFPRHYAPRARVELLPFGDVTGLEQRLADHQAQKRRTGALVMSDVTAAPDVVLIRLPLDVAAYARQLYAALHDLDAQFVEVIVVEQVPDDPAWDGLRDRLSRAAYAPSAGTL from the coding sequence ATGCGGACGGAACGAATTTTCTGCGACTCCACACGTCCCAACCCGGAAGCTATCGCTAAGGCGGCGGCGCTACTTCGCAGCGGTCAGTTAGTGGCGTTCCCGACAGAAACCGTATACGGCCTTGGCGCACCGGCGTTCGACGAAGTCGCTGTCGCGCGGATTTTCGCCGCCAAGGGCCGGCCGCCAAACAATCCGCTGATTGTCCACATTGCGGAAAGCGACTGGCTTGAACGGGTCGCCGTCGAGATTCCGCCGGCAGCGTACCGGTTGATGGACGCCTTTTTTCCGGGACCACTGACGCTCATTTTGCCAAAACACCCGCGCGTGCCGTCCAATGTAACGGCCGGCGGCGCGACCGTTGGGGTGCGGTGGCCGTCCCACCCTGTTGCGCAGGCGCTTCTTCGGGCGGTGGGAGCGCCGCTCGCCGCGCCCAGCGCCAACCGCTTTACGGAAGTGTCGCCGACCACCGCCGACCATGTTCTCAAAAGCCTCGGCGGTCGGATCGCCGCTGTGCTTGACGGCGGCCCCTGTCCAGTCGGCATCGAGTCGGCGGTGGTGGATGTGACGACGGACCCGCCAACGCTTTGGCGGGCGGGTGTGTTGTCGCAAGCCGTGCTGGAAGCCGTCGCCCGCCGGCCGTTGCAGTCAGCGCCGCCGGTCACCGTCGCACCTAGCCCCGGTCAGTTCCCACGCCACTACGCCCCGCGCGCCCGCGTGGAATTGCTGCCGTTTGGGGATGTCACAGGGCTTGAACAACGACTGGCGGATCACCAAGCGCAGAAGCGCCGAACTGGGGCGCTGGTGATGTCAGACGTGACCGCTGCGCCCGATGTCGTGTTGATTCGCCTGCCGCTTGACGTTGCGGCTTACGCCCGACAGCTCTACGCCGCCCTGCATGACCTTGACGCACAGTTTGTGGAAGTCATTGTGGTGGAGCAGGTCCCCGACGACCCGGCTTGGGACGGCCTCCGCGACCGGCTTAGTCGCGCGGCTTATGCGCCCTCGGCGGGAACCCTGTGA
- the pheS gene encoding phenylalanine--tRNA ligase subunit alpha translates to MTDAPSLHAAITDAHHRLTALFLERFPEWVLPPFTADAAAPPRRHWQAVNDYWLARKQGALALKLKELGTLPPDVRPARGAALNAFKAEVEATLTELERHLKAFEEAETIRREAVDVTLPGLVRRRGRAHPLTQIRERIEDIFVAMGYAVEDGPEVDTVFYNFDALNIPPDHPARDLTDTFYINDELALRSQTSNVQIHAMQRRRPPLRVIAPGRVFRRDEPDATHSPMFFQVEGLNVGHGITMADLKGTLQVFLTRLFERPVTLRFRPSYFPFVEPGAETDFQCIFCGGTGCRVCKHTGWIELGGSGMVHPNVLRACRIDPTEFSGFAFGFGIDRMAALLYGIDDIRLYFENDLRFLSQF, encoded by the coding sequence ATGACTGACGCGCCATCACTTCACGCCGCCATCACTGACGCCCACCACCGTCTCACAGCTCTGTTCCTCGAGCGTTTTCCAGAGTGGGTGCTGCCACCGTTCACGGCGGATGCCGCCGCACCACCGCGCCGCCACTGGCAGGCGGTCAACGACTACTGGCTAGCCCGCAAGCAGGGCGCGTTGGCGCTGAAACTCAAGGAGCTTGGAACTCTGCCGCCCGACGTGCGTCCGGCGCGCGGCGCGGCGCTCAACGCCTTCAAAGCGGAAGTGGAGGCGACGCTGACGGAACTGGAGCGTCACCTCAAAGCTTTTGAGGAAGCCGAAACCATTCGGCGCGAAGCCGTGGATGTGACGCTGCCGGGGCTAGTCCGCCGACGCGGACGCGCTCACCCATTGACCCAGATTCGGGAGCGGATTGAAGACATCTTCGTGGCGATGGGCTACGCCGTCGAGGACGGTCCTGAAGTGGATACAGTTTTTTATAACTTCGACGCGCTCAACATCCCACCCGACCATCCGGCGCGCGATCTGACGGACACCTTCTACATCAACGACGAACTGGCGCTGCGGTCGCAGACCTCAAACGTCCAGATTCACGCTATGCAGCGCCGCCGTCCGCCGCTGCGTGTCATTGCGCCGGGGCGTGTCTTTCGCCGCGACGAACCGGACGCCACCCACAGCCCGATGTTCTTTCAGGTCGAAGGCCTCAACGTTGGGCATGGGATTACCATGGCCGACCTCAAGGGGACGCTGCAGGTATTTTTGACCCGGCTTTTTGAGCGCCCTGTCACGCTGCGCTTCCGGCCTAGCTACTTCCCCTTTGTCGAACCGGGGGCGGAAACCGACTTTCAGTGTATTTTTTGCGGCGGAACCGGCTGTCGCGTATGTAAGCACACCGGCTGGATCGAGTTGGGCGGTTCGGGCATGGTGCATCCAAACGTCCTGCGCGCCTGCCGGATTGATCCGACGGAATTTTCCGGCTTCGCCTTTGGGTTTGGCATAGACCGTATGGCCGCTCTGCTCTACGGCATTGACGACATCCGGCTGTACTTTGAAAACGATCTGCGGTTTTTGAGTCAGTTCTGA